The Streptomyces sp. V4I8 genome includes the window CCTCGAACTCGGCTATCCCGTGCTGGAGTTCAGCCAGAACGACCGGGTGCCTGTCACGCCCGACTGGGGCGTGCCCCGGCGCGTCGAGCGCCGGGTCCGCCGGGAGCGGGCCGCCCGGGCCGCCGCACAGGGCCTGCCGTTATCGCGGGAGGACACCGACGAGGTGGAGGACCTCGAATACGCGGCCGTACGCGAACGGCTGGAGTTCCTCAACGAGGTCAGCGGCCGCATCGGCACCTCCCTCGATCTGTCGCGGACCATCATCGAGGTCAGCAAGGCTGTCGTGCCCCGCTTCACCGACGTCGCCGGCACCTATCTGCGTGAACAGGTCGTCGCGGGTGAGGGGTTCCCCGAGGGCGTGCCGGACACGACCACCATGTGGCACCGGGTCGCCGTCGAGCACACCGACGAACCCGGCCGCTGGGACGACGTCGTACCGGTCGGCGAGGCCATGCCCTTCCCCGCGCACACGCCGTTCTTCCAGTGCATGACCACCGGCGAACCCGTCCTCGTGCCGCGCATCAGCGAGGAGATGGGCCACGCCATCGCCTCCCAGTTCGAGAAGCGGGACATCCGGCCGCTCATCACGGGCCGCTCCATGCTGGTCGTACCGCTCAAGGCCCGCCATGTCGTGCTCGGGTTCATGATCCTGCTGCGCCACCCCGAGCGGCCCGTCTTCAACGACATGGACCGGGTGACCGGCGCCGAACTCGCCGCCCGCGCGGGCCTCGTGCTCGACAACGCGCGCATGTACACCTACCAGGAGAGCGTCGCCGAGACCCTCCAGGACAGCATGCTGCCGCACATCCCGCCGCGCATGGCGGGCTGCGACATCGCCACCCGCTATCTGCCCGGCACCCTCCTCGGACGGGTCGGCGGCGACTGGTTCGACTCCGTGAAACTGCCCGGCGCCCGCACCGCCCTCGTCGTCGGCGACGTGATGGGCCACGGCCTCAACTCGGCCGCCATGATGGGCCAGTTGCGTACGGCCGTGCAGACCATGGCCGCCCTCGACCTGCCGCCCGCCCGGCTGCTGCGCAACCTCGACGACCTCGCCCAGCGCCTCGGCGACACCTACCTCGCGACCTGCCTCTACGCCGTCTACGACCCCATCGCGAGCGAACTCCACATCGCCAACGCCGGCCATATCCCGCCCGCCCTGGTCCGCGCCGACAACGGGCGCAGCGAGCTGCTCGACCTGCCCACGGGAGCGCCGATCGGCGTCGGCGGGGTGCCCTTCGAGGCGGTACGCGTGCGTGTGGAGCCCGGCGACCGGATCGTGATGTGCACCGACGGCCTGGTCGAGGTGCGCGGCGAGGACATCGGCGTCGGCCTCACGACCCTCTGCGAGTCCGCCGCCCACCCGGCCGCCTCCATGGACGACGCCTGCGACACCATCATCCGCGCCCTCAACACACGGGGCGGACGCAAGGACGACGTGGCCCTGCTGATGGCACGGCTCAACGGCATCGCACCGCAGGACGTCGCCGAGTGGCGGCTCGCCCTCGACCCGGAGGAGGTCGGCCGGGCCCGAGCCGTCGTCCGGGAACAGCTGCACGACTGGGGTCTGGAAAGGGTGGCCGACGGCGCCGAGCTGATGGTCAGCGAACTCGTCACCAACGCCGTAAAGAACTCCCACAGCCGCCCCGTCGAACTGCGCCTCGTGCGCGGCGACACGCTGCTGTGCGAGGTGGACGACGACGACCACGACCTGCCGACCCTGCTGAACGCCGGGCCCGCCGACGAGTCCGGCCGCGGGCTGCGGGTGGTGAGCGTGCTCGCCCGCGAATGGGGCGCGAGCCGGACGAGCACCGGCAAGGCCGTCTGGTTCGAACTCACGCTCCCGCGCCGCTGACGCATCCCGGCGCACAGGGCGTACGACGGCGGACGAGTCTCGAATACGGAGTGAACGTATGCGCCGCGCGCTTGTGGCCGGAACCAGGCCGCGATAAACCGTACTCGCCCGTCACTTCACGGCGGGTCGGCGTCGCAACCTGGGGAGTCGGTCATGAGTGTGACGAGTCGTTACCGGGAGGCCTGGGAGGGCTTCTGGCGTGAAGCCCCGGAGGAACCCGGGGCGGTGTTCTGGGACGCGGAACCGGCCCTGACCGCCGGCCGCCATCTGGCCCTCTTCGAGGCGCACCTGACCGATCCGGGCCTGGCGATGGTCGACCTGGGCTGCGGCAACGGCACCCAGACCCGTTTCCTCGCCGAGCGCTTCCCGCGCGTCGTCGGCGCCGACCTGTCCGCCGCGGCCCTCGACCACGCCCGCCGCGCCGACCCCGCGGGGCAGGCGACGTACCGGCTGTTCGACGTCGTGGAGAAGACCGAGGCCGAGACGCTGCACGCCGAACTCGGCGACACCAACGTCTATATGCGGGGCGTCCTGCACCAGGCCGAGCCCGACGACCGGCAGTCGATGGTGAACGGGATCGCCACGCTCGTCGGTGAGCGCGGCCGGGTCTTCCTCGTCGAACTCTCCGAGTCCGCCAAACCCGTCCTGCTGGGCCTCGCCCAGAGCCCGTCGGGACCGCCGCCCAAGCTCGCGCCCATCTTCCGGCACGGCATCGCCCCCGGCGAGGTGGCCGACGCGTCGGTGCCCGAGTACCTGCGCGCGGCCGGGCTCACCGTCCTCGCGAGCGGCGAACTGCCGCTGACCACCACGGAGTACGGGCCGGACGGCACGCGGATCGAGCTGCCGTCGAAGTGGGTGGTGGCCGGCCGCACGGCGTGAGGAGGGCTCGATCCGAGCCGACGGTGGTCCGCCCGCCGGGCGCCCTTCCGTGCAGGACGCCGGCGGGCGGACCACCCGGGGATCACTCGACCCCGCGGCCCCGGCGGTGGGCCACCCAGCCCGTGGCCACCAGGGCGGCCGCTAGCGCGGCGGCGGAGACCACGGTGACGCCGGTGGAGGCGAGGCTGCCGCCCGTGGGGGACGTGCCGTTGCCGCCGGTGGTCGCGCCAGTGCTGCTGCCACCGGTGGTGTCCGCTCCGCCGCCCGTCGTGCCGCCCGAGGAGCCGGAGCCGCCCGTGCCGCCGGTGTCACCGGGCTCCGGCTCCGTCTCCACCGGGTCCTGTCCGACGAAGCTGACCGGGACCTTCACGTCCTGGGAGCGGTCGCCCGAGAGGGTGTGGTCGGCGCGGGTGGCGAGGACGCACCTGGCCTTGAAGCAGTCGGTGAACTCGTCCTTGGCGTCCACCGACAGCTCGACCTCGAAGGAGCCGCCGTCGCCGTACGGGATCGCGAGGTCCTGGCCGTAGTCCGGCGGGTTGGAGGAGATCCACGCCGAGGAGTGGGACGCGCCGCTCATGTCGACGCCGCCGACGCACGGCGTCGGCAGTTGGCCGTCCCCGTTGTCGACACACAGGGCGACGTAGACGCCCTTGTCGACGTCGTAGCCGGAGCCGGTGACCTTCAGCGTCTGGTTCTCGGTGGCCAGGCGGTTGACCGGGGTGACGGTGAGCTTCTGGCCCTCGTAGCCGGTCTCGGTCCTGCTGCCCGAGGGCTCGGATTCCTCGCCGTCGCCGC containing:
- a CDS encoding SpoIIE family protein phosphatase, giving the protein MDRGTERDGAVAEQAASGRIPLAVVVVDREGLVSHWSSGARRLFGAAKEEALGRPAVDLLPVSGALPEDDDISPYGAYAAYDGLGHDLESSLDGRLYYPAAGRARLTVPERDRVDVLWWAYPLVGPGPERLLVLGADVGRLQQDDQDHDGDTGYERVAPAFALHTDFPGAEELARKLPEILPSMSVDESARVVGQILELGYPVLEFSQNDRVPVTPDWGVPRRVERRVRRERAARAAAQGLPLSREDTDEVEDLEYAAVRERLEFLNEVSGRIGTSLDLSRTIIEVSKAVVPRFTDVAGTYLREQVVAGEGFPEGVPDTTTMWHRVAVEHTDEPGRWDDVVPVGEAMPFPAHTPFFQCMTTGEPVLVPRISEEMGHAIASQFEKRDIRPLITGRSMLVVPLKARHVVLGFMILLRHPERPVFNDMDRVTGAELAARAGLVLDNARMYTYQESVAETLQDSMLPHIPPRMAGCDIATRYLPGTLLGRVGGDWFDSVKLPGARTALVVGDVMGHGLNSAAMMGQLRTAVQTMAALDLPPARLLRNLDDLAQRLGDTYLATCLYAVYDPIASELHIANAGHIPPALVRADNGRSELLDLPTGAPIGVGGVPFEAVRVRVEPGDRIVMCTDGLVEVRGEDIGVGLTTLCESAAHPAASMDDACDTIIRALNTRGGRKDDVALLMARLNGIAPQDVAEWRLALDPEEVGRARAVVREQLHDWGLERVADGAELMVSELVTNAVKNSHSRPVELRLVRGDTLLCEVDDDDHDLPTLLNAGPADESGRGLRVVSVLAREWGASRTSTGKAVWFELTLPRR
- a CDS encoding class I SAM-dependent methyltransferase, with amino-acid sequence MSVTSRYREAWEGFWREAPEEPGAVFWDAEPALTAGRHLALFEAHLTDPGLAMVDLGCGNGTQTRFLAERFPRVVGADLSAAALDHARRADPAGQATYRLFDVVEKTEAETLHAELGDTNVYMRGVLHQAEPDDRQSMVNGIATLVGERGRVFLVELSESAKPVLLGLAQSPSGPPPKLAPIFRHGIAPGEVADASVPEYLRAAGLTVLASGELPLTTTEYGPDGTRIELPSKWVVAGRTA